A single genomic interval of Thermovibrio guaymasensis harbors:
- a CDS encoding PIN/TRAM domain-containing protein yields the protein MSKIIGAFFLALIVIYLIIFKNYGFTLTQSLILGIFITAAAFLLYQFILRKKISVKLILLFSAGFFLGLWLAKGITLSLYSLFTNFPYLQEILFITLPYLFGLLAVEIGRKKPLTEILKEESSLYCTPKVLDTSAIIDGRVYEIAKLGFIEGKIIVPRFVLEELQNLADSTDPLVRTKGKKGLEIVTKIRTLEKPPVEIYERDFPWIKEVDTKLVELCKRLKAKLITTDYNLNKVATIKGVEILNINDLANALKPVVAVGEELVIFLVKEGKEKNQAVGYLDDGTMVVVDNAKHLIGHKVKVAVNNILQTSAGKIIFGRLKEVVK from the coding sequence GTGAGTAAAATTATTGGGGCCTTCTTCCTAGCCCTTATTGTAATCTACCTAATAATCTTTAAAAACTACGGTTTCACCTTAACCCAGTCTCTAATCCTCGGAATCTTCATAACCGCTGCAGCTTTCCTCCTCTATCAGTTCATCCTGAGGAAGAAAATCTCTGTTAAACTAATACTCCTCTTTTCAGCCGGATTTTTCCTAGGCCTTTGGCTTGCAAAGGGTATAACCCTTTCCCTCTACTCTCTATTTACAAACTTCCCCTACCTTCAGGAAATTCTCTTTATAACTCTTCCATACCTCTTTGGACTGCTCGCCGTTGAAATAGGGAGGAAAAAGCCCTTAACGGAAATTTTGAAGGAGGAGAGCTCCCTCTACTGCACACCTAAAGTCCTTGACACAAGTGCAATAATAGACGGAAGGGTGTACGAAATTGCAAAACTCGGCTTTATAGAGGGAAAAATAATAGTTCCAAGGTTCGTCCTTGAAGAACTCCAGAACCTTGCAGACTCAACAGACCCGCTGGTGAGAACTAAAGGGAAAAAGGGTCTTGAGATAGTTACTAAGATCAGGACTTTAGAGAAACCTCCAGTTGAAATCTACGAAAGGGACTTTCCGTGGATTAAAGAGGTTGATACAAAACTCGTAGAACTGTGTAAGAGGCTAAAGGCAAAACTCATAACAACAGACTACAACTTAAACAAAGTGGCAACAATAAAGGGGGTAGAGATACTCAACATTAATGACCTTGCAAATGCCCTTAAACCGGTTGTGGCAGTTGGAGAAGAACTCGTAATTTTCCTAGTAAAGGAAGGAAAAGAGAAAAACCAGGCTGTTGGCTACCTTGACGACGGAACAATGGTAGTTGTTGATAACGCAAAGCACCTTATAGGACACAAAGTTAAAGTAGCAGTAAACAACATACTCCAAACCTCAGCAGGAAAGATAATCTTTGGAAGGTTGAAAGAGGTAGTAAAGTGA
- the ispD gene encoding 2-C-methyl-D-erythritol 4-phosphate cytidylyltransferase, which translates to MRVAVVPAAGIGRRFGGKKQFFKIGGREILEYPLKVLNKSDLIDGIILVLPQEDLKRGEELKEKFPKLLRVIPGGKERQSSVYRGLLAAEEFSPKEVIVHDGVRPVIELSTISDMVIALSDYQSDGIVLGVKPKETVKEVESPLEPGDFIVKRTLNRDKLILVQTPQLFKFRVLLECHKRAEKEDFFATDDAALLERYGYTVISIPGDYRNLKITTPEDLKVAELFLKEIGAIPD; encoded by the coding sequence GTGAGAGTTGCAGTAGTGCCGGCTGCCGGAATAGGAAGGCGGTTCGGTGGGAAGAAACAGTTTTTCAAAATAGGCGGTAGAGAGATCCTAGAGTATCCCTTAAAGGTTCTCAACAAGAGTGACCTGATAGACGGGATAATACTAGTTCTCCCTCAGGAGGATTTAAAGAGAGGAGAAGAGCTAAAGGAAAAGTTCCCAAAACTCCTTAGGGTAATTCCCGGAGGGAAGGAGAGACAAAGCTCGGTATACAGAGGGCTTCTTGCAGCAGAGGAGTTCTCTCCAAAAGAGGTTATCGTTCACGATGGAGTAAGGCCGGTAATAGAGCTTTCAACTATAAGTGACATGGTGATAGCCCTTTCAGACTACCAGTCGGACGGTATAGTTCTAGGAGTAAAGCCAAAGGAAACGGTTAAAGAGGTGGAATCACCACTAGAACCTGGAGATTTTATCGTTAAGAGGACCTTAAACAGGGATAAGCTAATTCTGGTTCAAACTCCTCAGCTCTTTAAGTTCAGAGTTCTTCTAGAGTGCCATAAAAGGGCTGAGAAAGAGGATTTCTTTGCAACAGATGATGCAGCGCTCCTTGAGAGGTACGGATACACTGTTATATCTATTCCTGGAGACTACAGGAACTTAAAGATAACAACTCCCGAAGACCTAAAAGTTGCAGAGCTCTTTTTGAAGGAGATTGGAGCCATTCCAGATTAA
- a CDS encoding Crp/Fnr family transcriptional regulator, with protein MELLREVPLFSELSQEQIKEITSISLVKKYTKNQTIFSPFQKGEYFFILKRGKVKVYKTSRDKEQIIRIFDKPTMFGEAASFTGKNFPAWAEAIEDSEVILIPRRDFLSLIKRDPEIGMKLMSVMAQRLVYLTNVIESLSLKNALSKISLYILRKSEEEGQEVEFSTNLAAMELGLTKETVSRMLSKLKEMGIIEKDRNRIKIKKPQALRELSL; from the coding sequence ATGGAGCTCCTAAGAGAAGTACCCCTCTTTTCAGAACTATCCCAGGAGCAGATTAAAGAGATTACCTCAATATCCTTAGTAAAGAAGTACACAAAGAACCAAACTATCTTCTCTCCGTTTCAAAAAGGCGAATACTTCTTCATTCTAAAGAGGGGGAAAGTAAAAGTCTATAAAACCTCAAGAGATAAGGAGCAGATAATAAGAATCTTTGACAAGCCAACCATGTTTGGAGAAGCAGCAAGTTTTACCGGAAAGAACTTTCCGGCATGGGCAGAAGCTATTGAAGACTCTGAAGTCATACTAATACCAAGGAGGGACTTCCTATCCCTCATAAAGAGGGATCCAGAAATAGGAATGAAGCTAATGTCTGTAATGGCACAGAGGCTCGTTTACCTAACTAACGTTATAGAGAGCCTGTCCCTTAAAAACGCCCTTTCAAAGATCTCCTTATACATACTGAGGAAATCTGAGGAGGAGGGGCAGGAAGTAGAGTTCAGTACAAACCTTGCAGCCATGGAGTTAGGACTTACAAAAGAAACGGTTTCCAGAATGCTCAGCAAACTCAAAGAGATGGGAATTATTGAAAAGGATAGGAACAGAATAAAGATT